A region of the Mangifera indica cultivar Alphonso chromosome 10, CATAS_Mindica_2.1, whole genome shotgun sequence genome:
ATAATATATGCGCTCtaaattcattgaaaatgaaTGAAGTTTCACAACTTAGAAACCAGCAACATGGAAGGAAGAAAACCAGATCACCATCTCCTCAGTAAGCTTATCTCCTCCCTCAAGTGTAACTTCTCATCTTCGTTCATAGAAAACTGCCATATGGGATTAGTCTTTTAGTATGCTTTGAACCACCTATTCATACATGCCTTGTGAAACTTATGCAAGGAAGGGAGAACATGATAGTCCTCTCCTTCAATCCTGACAAAGATTAATATCGCAACTCACATTCATTATCTTCACAGCTAAGCTTGCAGTGGCCAGAGGGCTTGAAGCAGCATCCTCGGCCTTCTCTTGAGCATCAATTATTCAAATGCAATCACTTGATATGATGATGCAGCTTTGCTTCTTGGTTGCCTTCCAGGAATGACCAAATTGTAGGTAAAGGAGATTAACTTATTGAGAACCATTTGGTTTACTGGAAGACATAACATTTGTAGTAGATATTTAATAAGCAGATTTGTAGTTGAAGATAGTATGTCAAAGGGCCAAAGTCTTTTGTTTCTCAGTTATATTGAGTGGTTTTGGAAGGGTAGTTGAATGGGAGATTTTAACACAAAGCAGTTGCACCTAAATAAGAGAATTACTCTTGACCTTTCAAAACTATTTATAAGTAGAGGTTCAGTATCTATTGTCTCATCACAAActtcattattttctattatctcCTCTGCATTACAGCCTAGATTTATACATTATCATCTAAATCTCCtttcatcataaaaatttagttaaaacaTTATCCTAGTTGCCTTGACAAAGCACTTGATAGATTAAACATCCATTCAATGAAATTTTCCACCATTGGTTTGACTCATTTCCACCAAGGCAGAGAGAAGCTTACTCAATGACAGATTAATATGCAGGCTAgatattttacttaaaacatGAAGCATAATATATTAAGACTGGTTTATCATGTGTTGTTTCTATTAACAATTAAATAGTGAGTCTATCCCACAGAAATTCAATACATACACAAGCTTCAATTGATGTTGAACATCCAAGTATTTGCCATAAATAAGGGTCATATTTCATTGATCTCGTGAACTCTTTCACAAGTTTTTTTTCAAAGACCATAAAAATGACATGTCATGGAAACGGTTGAGTAGTTGAAATTGATGCATATATGGATGTTTCAACAATAGTTATAGCGGAAACAAGAAAGTTTCAACATCTTATGACCCTCAATAAGAcattaaatttcatcaaaaactaGTAACCTTTATGCTACATGATATTTCAATCCTTGTTTGTTGTAGCATCTGAAACACCAGCATTATCTTTTAGCATGTCATCGTTAGAATCAAATATTTTTCCATCCCTTGGCACCAAGCAAGGAATTCCATCATTTATCTATCAAATACATGACCACAATAAACATCAAGCATAATGAGAGAAATACTTTTATCAACCTGTGGCTTTTAGTCCACTAGAGTACAGGTCCTGCAGTTTCAAATTTTAGGAAACTGTACCCTGGAAATAACAAAGATAGGTGCAAATCTAGTGTTTACAGTAAATGACATAAATGCTAGAAAAATATAGTGTATAGTTTAAAAATGTATAGACACTGTCATTGTACTCTTTCATCACTTCcgtctctcttcttctttcaatATTCTCAAATACTTTTGTAGAGTTTCTTAGCAACCAAATGGGATTTAGTTCTTTCAACTTCTTCCAGATTTTCTTTAGCAACCAAACACAAAAACCTATATAAAGTTCCCAAGATAAAACACCCAAATTTTTAGTCGATCAACATTCAAGTTTTCTAGAAGAAAACCAGATCAgtaaactgaaaaattagattaaaaaagcAGTTCTGAAATCACACAAAGCCAACACTGCCACCAAACGCACACATCTATAATAGGAACAATGAAACACAAATCCAGATCTCTTAtaacaagcaaacaaaaattaacatagatttcttatatttatcaaaccaaaattagACAAATCACCTAGGTTGTGCGATTCGGTGGGTCGAATGACGGGTGGAGCTACAATGAGGGATGTGGCACCTATGAAAtgtgaaatattgtttttgctACATTTGGAAATTGTCAGGTGATCAGACTTAGAGAATCTacaaaagaaaggaagaagacaaCAGAAGAAAGAGAGTCAAGTGCGTGAAGAGGGTGAAGGATTGGGTAGCAACGATAATAAAGTTGTGACAAGCAGGGAATATAGATCAGCGTTTAGTCCCAACCGTCGCATCATATCAACTAGCTTAAAACTTAGTTCTTCAACATCTTTCACAAAATCAAATGGCATTCCCTAAGAACTTCATATGCTATATTTAACATTAacagattaaaatttaataaacttaaCTATTACCACActcaatatttttaacaaaaatgagTGCCTGCCTAAATGGGAAGTTTTTAATTTAGGGTTTACAAAAATCAACAAACAATTAGCCAACCTAATCCTAGAAAACCCAGGGCCGTGTTTAATTTCACAAAACTATCTCAAAACTAGACTTAcatcataaacaaatataatcaacttgatataaaaaacaacaatattaaaaCTCATAGGAAAAGAAACACCAATAGAATTACTGATGATTAAGCCAGTTTGTTCACATACCATACcaaagataaataaacaaataaataaaggttCCAACATAACAAGTTGTTTTGACAAtgaataaaaagagaaaagataaatCACCTAAGGGGCTATTTGGAAAGTGGGCAAACTAGAATTTCCGAAAGTGTTTTGCCAAGTCCACTCCCTGCATATTTCAAAAGGGTTTTGCCTACCCTCACCATTTCATTCTTTACTCAATCGATTCAACTGTAGCGTCAAAACTGACAATTAAAAATAGAGTCCGACTCAGCTAGTTGTTTATCTAAAACGCAGCCGTTTCAATGTTGTATAAACATACCGTCTGCAAATTTATCTAGAGGGTTTTTCTTTTCATTGCAATACAGAAAACTGAATTAGAGTGGCGTGTAATAAATTACACTGAAATAAGTCTCCTTCAAGCcgtttaggccaaaggacttctTCCCACGCAAAGTTCACTACATTCCTAAATTAGTGTCTGGTCaattattgaaaactcaaatatttattcgtGGATTGTTAAAATCAACGAAACTAGTTAACATATCTATTTTTCcccaagatttaaaaaactaataattttctcttaagactaaattttgaaatattatattttccctcttacaatttctttctttttctccctcCCTTTTCTACCATCGTCACTAGTCAGCTTCTCTCTCCCACCCTTTTTCCAATGCCAATAACCAAATGAAGAGTGTCTTCATCACTGGACCTCCAAAGATGAAGACTTCGTCTCTAACAAAAACATAGACAATTGTCTTCATTTATGGATGACAACGATTCACCTTTGTCCAGTGACGAGGATGTTTTTCATCCAATTACCAACACCGGAAAAGAGGGGGGAGAGAGAAGTCAGTCAATGACAACGTTGAAAAAATGAGGGAGATAAAAAAaggaaaccctaaggggaaaatataacattttaaagtttaattttgaagaaattattagttttctaaacctaaagagaaatagataatgttttattatttttaatatattactggttaaataacaattttattcataaaacttaactgattttgttaattttaatccatcatgagtgggtgtttaggtttttaatatttaatagatacTAATTTCAAAATGCAAtgaattttgggtgggaataagtcctttggctagCCATTTATAtggtcatttaaaaaaattaagagtaatttggccttaataatatcaataaaactatgtgtacctatttttgatacacaatttatgtacacagataaggtgttatcatgtgattggatatttatttatcatatgatgacatatgttttaaaatcacctaattacattatgacacatcactgtttacatgaattatgtacaaaaaataggtacacataacattgctctaatAATATATGTTGATTAGTTGATGGCATTCATGGACCGaagtaattagaaaatttataaaactaaccttcaatgtaatttttacatctatttttctgttttctaaTTTGTTGAAGTTGAACTGAATTAATATCAAATCTGAGCTAATGAGAAATAGTGGAATGTGATTACCAAGTGTCAATGCTAGTAACGAAATTGCAAATGAATGACAAGAATTTTAACACAACTCTTTAGACTTAGATCTCTACTACCCTCCAGCAACCCTTACAATTTCTCTTCATGATCTTCATGATTTCTCTTACTATCAATTGCTACTGAATGTCTATGATATAGCAAGTCGATAGGAGGATGTTGCTATGGTGAAAGagcaaatgaaagaaagaaggatGGGAAGAATACCCGGATATAGTCTTGTAGACTTGAAAGAAATTGTTCACAAGTTGAAACTGGAATGCTCTTTTGCTGGCCACAGGGAAATGAAGGGGAGGTCATCATGCGGAAATCAAGCTTGGTGACTGTTGTTTCAAAGCAGCCACAACTGCATGAGAAAGAGATGGGAAGTTAGCATCAAAACCAATTCAAGTGAGGATATAGGATACATCACTAAacaacattatttatgtatccacACATTTCATTACTGAGTGATTGATTGAAGGATGCAGTGTCAAGTAGAAGTTCCGAAtaagatttacaattttggtaGGGCTAATGGGCGCAGTTCTTCCCCAGATGAGTGTACctaacaaaatttgaagagTTTAGCAATCATCATTCACATGTTTCCACAAGTTGAAGTTAGTCCAATTTTTTGACAAGATGGTGGCTAATGCTAAGTCAATTTTTGTTCAGTAATTTCATCTTAttgttgattaaatttattcttaatttaataataaattagctCATATAATTCTACTATTTCTCAACCAAGTTAAGAACGACATCTTCAATAAGTTACCACTTCTCATGACCCCTGCACCGTCAGATATGATTAATAACCTCAAACCCCCTTCAACTATAGAAGGGGTTATTAAAGCAACAAACATTTCAGAAAGAgtatatttaacatttttcctAGAGGAAATCATCAAACAGCACAATCCCTGGGTCAGATTAGCAGAAACGCATTAAGTCCAAACACTGCTAGACCGGATTGGATTGAACTATTATTTACATCttaagatgtttgtaagtttgTTATATAAGTCTATGGCACAGAGAAAGCATTTGAACTACTAGCTAACAAAACAGAAAAGCATCCAGTGACATATTACTAAAACATATTCATAAGAACCCAGTTTACTCAAATGCCCACTGGTTCTCCCGACGGACCTCCTCCTCCTCATCTGGGGTGAAgtcattttttatgttgaacGTCCTGCGAATCTCTTCAGGTGTCTTCCCCTTGATCATATCTGCAACGGTCTGGCAGGTAAGGTCTAGCAGCCCTTTGATGTTCAGGTAGTTAGCAGCCTGCagaacaaaacaaatcaaacatataGGAATTGTCACAAAACCTCAAAgcattaaatcaaacaaaactgaGGCAGAACATAGCTGTGCCAATACCCATAAGTGACCTCAAACACACCCTAAAAACACCAAGAAAATTGTAGACACAATGTTATACAAGAAGGTAGAGTAATCAAGTCTGGCACAACGCAACTACATTTACAATGCAATACCATCTGCGAAATAATTTCAGGCTCAAGCAGCTAAAGAAACAAAAGACCAACCACTACTCCTCTTCATAAACACCAGAGAATCACATACGTAAAACAGTGTAACTGCAACTCCCGCGAACAACAACAAATTGTCCAAAGGATATATTTCAGCtttcaaaagtttaatcaaACTATTGAATAAAACTCACTAAAAGCCCCCTtaacaacaaaaacatacaaCACACCAGAAGAGTAATTTAAAAGATATAGggaacaaaaatcaagaaacccTAACTTGGAAGAtgaaccctaatttcaaaaaagATAAACAGATTGAGGGAATAAAGGGTACTGACCAGAATGAGGTCAAAGAGAGTGGCCTGGTCGACCTTCACGAACTCAGCGTCCCAGTTCTTGAGGTCTTCCTCAGCAGCAGCGTTACTGTTGAGCTGGTGATTAATCTTATTGTTGGCAGCTTCGGTGAGCCTGGACTCCACGTGCTTCTTGCTGTACTCGATAACCTTAGCGAGGATCCTGCTGGTGACATTAGGTAATGGGATGCCGTTATCAGCACAGTCATCTTCAATCATATGTTTGATCGTCTGAGACTCGAGAGCCACGGCCTCGTCGACCTGAAACGGCTCGCCGTCAGAGCTCCGGAGGATGATCTTCCTTGGTGACGACATGGTTTCTGGTTTCAAAGTGAAGGGGCTTTCTCAACATTTTTGGCGTTTCAAAAGAGAAGCGAAGGGGGTGGGAAAAAGGGACTTGGACTAGGCCTAAAGCTCTACTGCTCTGCAGAAATTTATTATTGCTGTCGATACATGATTGGTTGAGTGTTGGAAgagaatttatttataaatttaaataaatttttttgtcccGATTCATTTGttggttaatatattttgaatttttagtaaaaataattacGTACAAAATCTCCTGCCTTTTCTTTCCATTCCAATACATTCTTGGTTATATGAAAATGATTTGATGTCAATTCCCTTCCAAATCCTTAagattataattatcattaaattgacAGGATTTTACAAGTTATCAGAAGTCCCTTAACATAATTCTttttaggtcaaaagacttattttcacccagATTCggtgaaatcttaaatttttatacattaatttttaaaaacttaaatatttattcttatattaaaatttacttttaaggttaaggataaaaatatcatttaattaaaaatatttttaaaaactaaaaatttatcatattttctttttcttaatttaaaaatctaataattttttttacccaaaatttgaaaagtgataatttcttTCTTAAGATTTTGAAACCACTTCTTTCTCTCTCCCATCCCTGGTGGTCTTCGTTAGAGAGAGATCGGAAGGAAAAGAGAAGTTGGAGAGGAAAGAATGTAGCTAGAGATGACGAAATTCATTGTCTCCAATGACagttgtaaaattttataggagaaattatcactttttaaactttagacagaaaaaattattaaaattttaaactaaagagagaaatgtaataaattttagttttttttaatatttttagttaaataaaatttttatccttaaacttaacagtgaattttaacaaaacGGTGGATATTAgattttttgaaagttaacaaGTGTTTAAGATtttaccaaaccttgggtgcaAATAAGTCTTGTGGCTTCTTTTTAGGACCAAAATAAGGTACAATATtcatagataaaatttaaattaagatggTTAGAATtgaggtaattaattaaaataattatttttaatatgtttatataacaataatttcaaaatcaattggTATATTTTTTGTAGTCAAAAGATGAATGCTAGATgaaattatcttcttttatgcaaattgtcttttatttagtttaacataTTTCAAAACCCGTATACTCCCTCCATATAAAGCAGTCATCGTATATACCATCTTATAGTCATTGATCTCAAGCACTCTACTTAGattttcactaaaaaaaaaaagcaaaaaagttaataaatgttcatctttattttttaccaCTCAAAAAGTGCTTAGATTTACTTACGTTGCATTGAAAATGAAGATGTCATAAGTGtgcaattaaatttatgtagttctaagtttaatttgtaaaatagatTGAGTTGATCGTGTCTTTGATGAGTTGcatgaattttattatgattgaaTAGGGTCATAACTAATTAATAGTGAAATCcagttgtttttaaaaattttccacCATGCATTATTAGGATCTAATATACGAGTCATGTATGATAAGATCTAGTGAAAGTGGGAGATTAAATGATATTTACTATATGTATGTGATACTTGCATGATGTTAGCAATGTTATCAAATGTTCTATCAAAAACAACTTCATAAATCATTGACATCgacaattattttgaaatttttttaattattaaaattaaatttaaaaaattaactttcatttatttaattttttagatttttgtataatcttttttataattatagttttatttaaataatcatacttaaattgagtgattaacataatcccacccaagttttagccgaaagataatttttttaatcatatttttcgTCTAAAACAAACTcggttaaataaattaatgttacaAGGGCAATATAGTAGCCTAATACAAAAATttcgaaaaataaaaaaataaaaagaacaacaCTTTCCAGATCTCATCTTAGCATTTTAAACACAATTGTATgatcattttacaaatttaaaatttataattcaattcataCAATTGAAATGCTAGAACCTTAACCATTGCCATAAACAACCATAACCCATCATACCATTGCTcagtaattcaaaatttcataaaaacaaaagaaagcaaaagtttATATGACAAATAAGTCTTAGAAGTAGAAGCATGAGGAACGCTAACGCATCTAGCATGACTGACCAACCATGGGAAGAGATGACCAGAGGTAGTTAACAGAAGATCTGAAaagattctttttgttttttttttttacaactttGTTATGTTGTGGCAAAggtttttattttgagtttatttggattttaattAAGGAATACgtttgttgttgatgatgagaTTTTCTCCGATGGATATTCTACAATCTAGAGAATATTCAACACATGGTGCCTGGAGATGGGGGAGACCGCGAGAGTAGACTAGTGGTGGGGACGAAGAAGTCACTCCAATAtagtaaaagaagaaaaaaacaatccAGTACAACTCACCAAACAGCTATAAGAGATGATCAATTCTTCACCATTTAAGaagtaaaaatcaaatataagtaGGTCTAGCaatgaagttgaaataaatttttatatgttcaACTTTGAATTAAGGCcatttaccaaaaaataataaataaataaaactttgaattaaggttaaaggacttattcccacccaaagtttgttgcATTCTCAAATCAATACCTATTAAGtattaaaactcaaacacccacctgAAGGCAGTTAAAACTAACTGAACCAGTTAAGTTTCAGAGGTAAAATTATCTTGTcaagtgaaaatatattaaaaataatgaaatgttaTCTATTTCTCCtctaaattaaactttgaaatattacattttcccctataaggtttctttctctttcttccttccATTTTCTAGTGTTTTCACTAGCCGGCTTGCCTCTCCCTCCCCTTGTTGACACCGAAAACCATAACAAAGTGATCTTTGTCACTGAATGAAGATGAATCgtcttcttctcttcatctAGAGATGAATACCACGTCTTCATTTAGAGATGAAGTCCACTTTGTTATGCTTTTGTAAAAGCTGATAAACctgaaaccaaaattttaatgtgtGAGCTTTCAAATGGTTATAGCCAAAGATTGAATTTCAAACATGGAGGAATGTTAAGTTGAGAAGGAAAGAACAAgcaataaaaccaaaaatcacATGATTCATGCAACAAGATTAGACACGAGAATAAATCATGTCAGGCCCAAGACCTACACGATAGTGGGTCTTAGTGTCAGGCCAACCCGCACATCATGTTAAGCCTGTGGCATGGCCCTATATGGTGCTAGGCGACTTGgccattaattatattaataaaataaataaattttagaaaataattatttaaatttactaatataaatttctttccaaattaatataattaaatatcgTAAATTGCAAGTCAATCCTCcaaataacattttgtttatattatcaaatgatataaaatcattttttattactcattgtcatatctaattaaaaaaaaactctttattttattggtaaCGTCGTGATGGATTTGCTTTCTCTAACCATGTCTTCTTAGCTTACCCAACGCTTGAGCCGggacaattatttttcatacacTATTGCAACCATTGCATTATTATCAATCAATaacttagtttctattttgtttttataattttgttaattattagttttttaaaaaatattttgataataaaaaaacttaatatgttttaaacaaaaaaagtgtTTAAACAATTGGGACAACTTCacttttgtaaatttaattaagtGTGAATGGATATAATGCAAAGACTATAACAAATATATTGTGTATTTTACGGTGTTTATATTGCACTCATTCCTAGTCAATCAAGTCTACAAAGAGAAGTCGTCCCAATCATTTGTACACATTTTCCATTTAGAgcatattaagttttttaattattaaaatattttaaataaaaataataattaacaaaattagaaaaaacaaaaaagacacTATGTTATTAATAAACATTGAGGGAATGGTGTAAGTAACAGATACAACAAAAATCATGAAGGCCATGCACACAAGTTTATCAGTTCTTCTTGTTGGCATAGCATACAATCAAGAACTGTCTCAAATCTCAAGCGTCGGAGTAAGTCAAGAAAATGTGGTTAGAGAAAATAAGCTCAACGCAACATCACcgataaaaaaaagttttctttaattagatataacaattagtaataaaaagtgattttacattatttaaaaatataaataaaatttgatttggagAATCGACCTATAATTTACAATCCtcaattgtattaatttgaaaaaattttatattagtaaattttaataattatttttttaattttatatttttaattaaaaaaccaaacacaaaaattaaaataaaaattgtgtaAAGAAAATGTACAgagaaattgagattgaaatagaaatattgaatgaaaaaaaaatgtagaaaaggATTGAAAGAAAATGTAGAGAGAGATTGAAAAATTAGGTTAGATGTGTACCAGCCCGGTCCAGTACAAAACTGTAGCACaccctttaaaattaaaaaaaaaaatacaaaaaaattgcCATGTCTAGACAGGATCACTATTTTATGATCTATTTCcagtaaatcaaaatattgcatATTAAAAGTTTCTAGATTGTCCAagtcaaaaaatcaaaaaccctGTCAGAATTAGAATCACTAGTTTCCCTAATTGACTACCAAAGTCTCCGAACAGTAAAggcattaccaaaaaaaataatgaggAACTTCTAACTGAGATGCACGTGGTGATATAAGGAATCACGAAAATTCCTCAAATCTAATTTGTCCTTCACTGAAGCCACTAAACTGATTTACatcttccaaaaaaaaattggcatgCAACAGTAATCAGAAACTTAATGATCCTGACTGCAGCAATTAATAATTGGCCTCAGTTTTTCCAATTCTTCTGGGCCAAAACGCTGAGGATAAAATCAAGGTCTGATTACCAGATAATTCAAAAGAAGGCTGTGAAAAGAATTGTCACTTAAATAACCATGCAGTCCAAGAAGCATCTAAAGCAATTTATAGTCATTTTACAGAAATGGAACATCTGTAACAAAAATAGGCTTAAAGTAGATTATAGGTAAAAAGAGTAAGCAGATAGTATGAATATCTTTAAGGAATTCTTTTTAGTAGGTAGATTATAGGTAGAAAGAAGAGTGAGCATTTTACTTTATGATTGCTGGTAAGGCTTGTGATTTAACAGGCTTTTGAGGATATATTTCATCGAAAACATAAATTATCTTATTGGATTATGATGAGGtgtgttaaaattgtttatgttgagtgtttattatacaaatttggattttttaactttgaattgaaaattattttgttgtaatatatgactttgttttttattcttctatttcttatttgattatctattttaatttctttaggcatttattgtttgaaaatagCTGATGCAAACATAACACTCGCTATAACTGAGCCTAGAGTGGTCCATAACTCTCCCATAGTCAACATTTTGCTGATCAAGTCATTAAGCCACCCACCATTGGCCTTCATGTGCTTCTGAGGGGCTTCCACTGTGGAAATACTTAAACTTGAAAGTCTGAGTCAGTTACAGGGTCATTGTCCTTTATATGTATTTGTGTCTGATGTGAGACTTGTCTCTTTCATCCTGCCAACGAGTTAACTGGAGTCTATATATTGGAAACTTCAAAGCCAAGTTTCCAATAGTATTATTTTCTCACAACGTGAAAGACTTTCTCTTTTGACTCCACTATTTCCGTAACGGTAAGT
Encoded here:
- the LOC123228169 gene encoding SKP1-like protein 1A; the encoded protein is MSSPRKIILRSSDGEPFQVDEAVALESQTIKHMIEDDCADNGIPLPNVTSRILAKVIEYSKKHVESRLTEAANNKINHQLNSNAAAEEDLKNWDAEFVKVDQATLFDLILAANYLNIKGLLDLTCQTVADMIKGKTPEEIRRTFNIKNDFTPDEEEEVRRENQWAFE